TGGGCGATCACGTCGTCGAGGCGATCGTCTCCGATACCATCCTGGTGGGACGGGATCCCGAGCCCAAGCCCATTCCGCTCTCGGACGGAAGCATCTTCAACGACGCCGGTTACACCGCCACCTACGTGTGGTTCGTGAGGACCGAGGGAAATGGCTGCCAATGAACCGCCCCACCCTGCTGAGGATGATGTTGGTGACCCTCACCATGGCCGGCTGCGCCGCGGATGACGGTGACCCCTTCTCGCTCGGCTGTCGCAGCGACAGCGATTGCGAGGGGGATGCGGTGTGCTTCATCGACGGGTGTGGAGACCCCGGCAGGAACATCATCGTGGAGGTGGTCCCCAATCCGAAGGGAGGACTGTACGCCCAGGACTTCCCGGTGAACGAGCTGCGCAGCCAGCAGAACATCGAGCTGTTCGATTCCGCCACGGTCCAGGGCCAGGTGAGCGTGACGAGCACGATGGACCCTGTCCCCAGCGGCTACTCCGCTCCCGTCACCCTGCGCATGACGGGCGAGAGCCTGCTCATTCCAGGCGTGGTGCGCCGTTACGAGAGCACCCTCACCCCGACCAATGGCATCTACACGCTGCCGGTGGGCTCGGGGCGCTACAACGTGACCCTGACCGCCGCGAACCCGGAGCTGCCGCCGGTGTCCAGCACGCGCGACGTGCAGCCGGGCCGGGCGGTGACGCTGGACTTCGTCCTGCCAGCCCTCGCGGATCTCGTGCGGCTGTCCGGGAAGGTGGAGCGCCCCAACAAGCAGCCCCTGGGTGCGCAGATGGAGGCCCAGGCCCTGGACGGGGAGCTGCGCCCGCTCTCGCAGCGCGTGCTGGTGGCGGAGTCGGGGGAGTTCACCCTGTCGCTGCCGCCGTCGGCGCTGCTGCTCTCCACGGTCGTCGTGCAGGTGACGCCCACCTCGGCGGAGGCGCTGGTGCCGCAGAAGCAGTTCACCGTGAATCCGCGCCAGGCCCTCCAGGGGTCGCTGTCCCTGGGGGACTACGGCGCTCCGGTGACGTACCGGGGCCGGGTGCTGGGCCTGGACGGCAAACCGGTGCCGCAGGCCACGGTGTACCTGCAGGGCAAGGTGGGCGGCGGAGGGCAGTTCCGCAGCCGGAAGGTGCTCACCGACGTGAACGGCTTCTTCGAGCTGGTCACCCTGCCGAGCGCCGCCGACTCGACGATGACGCTCCACGCCCTGCCGCCGCCGGGCTCGCCCGCGGGCTTCACCCTCAAATCGGTCTCCGTGCCGCGCGATACCACGACGCAGGGGCCGGACGTGGTGTGCGGGGATCGGATGAAGGTGCGTGGCACCTTGCGCATGCCGAGCGGCTCACTGTGGGCCGCGGGAGTGACGGTGGTGGCCGAGCCGATCGACGCGGTGGACGGCTGGCCCGAGCCCTCGTCCAGCGTCGAGGCCGCGCGCCCCACGGATGACATGGGCCGCTTCGAGCTCGCGCTGGATCCGGGCCAGTACCGCTTCGACTTCATCCCCACCGAGGATCTCCCCCGGGTCAGCCGCATCGTCACGGTGCGCCCCGGCGGGGATGGCGTCCTGGCGGATGGGTCCATGGAGCTCGCGCCCTTCACGCTCTCCAACGGGCGCCGCATCACCGGGCTCGTCAGCTTCGTCGGCGAGAAGCGCAACCTGCCGGCCGCCCCCTACGCCTCCATCCGCTTCTTCCGCGTGGTGAACGTGGAGGGCAAGCCCTCCGCCCTGCTGCTCACGCAGACGCTGACGGACCAGAACGGCACCTACTCCACCACCGTTCCCACGCGCTGAGCGGCTCGAGGCCGCTCGCGCCCATTCTCGAATACGCAAACTCTCTCAATCGAAGACAGGGAGTCATAACTCCCTTGCCTTCCATGCTTTCGCATGGTTCTGTTCCTTTCTGCATCAACCATTGACATTTCATTCCGCGAAAGATGGTAGGACAGACGATATGAGCAAAGCGCCTCACACCCAACTGCCAGAAGGAAATCAGCTCACGGCCCAGGACGAGCACTACCGCAACCACATGCACGACGTGCTCGATCTGCTGCGGGAAGTGGCGCCGGTCTACAAAGACAACGTCTTCCAGCGCTATGTCGTCACCAAGCACGACGCCATCACCAAGATCTTCCGGAACAGCACTGTCTGTGGACGGGACTGGGAAGTGGCGGCGGAAGGCACGTGGGGCAAGACCGTCTCGCCGCGCAACGGCAAATTCGGCATGGTGGATGAGGATGGTGACAAGCACAAGCGCCTGCGCGGACTGGTCTCCAAGACCTTCACCGCCAAGGCCGCGCTGGCGCTGAAGCCGAAGCTGGATCAGATCGCCGACGATCTGATCGCCAGGCTCAAGGATCGGGAGTCGTTCGACTTCATTCGCGAGCTCGCCGCGCCCTTGCCGACCATCATCATGGCGGAGGTCCTCGGCGTGGAGAAGAAGGACCAGGAG
This is a stretch of genomic DNA from Archangium violaceum. It encodes these proteins:
- a CDS encoding carboxypeptidase regulatory-like domain-containing protein — protein: MNRPTLLRMMLVTLTMAGCAADDGDPFSLGCRSDSDCEGDAVCFIDGCGDPGRNIIVEVVPNPKGGLYAQDFPVNELRSQQNIELFDSATVQGQVSVTSTMDPVPSGYSAPVTLRMTGESLLIPGVVRRYESTLTPTNGIYTLPVGSGRYNVTLTAANPELPPVSSTRDVQPGRAVTLDFVLPALADLVRLSGKVERPNKQPLGAQMEAQALDGELRPLSQRVLVAESGEFTLSLPPSALLLSTVVVQVTPTSAEALVPQKQFTVNPRQALQGSLSLGDYGAPVTYRGRVLGLDGKPVPQATVYLQGKVGGGGQFRSRKVLTDVNGFFELVTLPSAADSTMTLHALPPPGSPAGFTLKSVSVPRDTTTQGPDVVCGDRMKVRGTLRMPSGSLWAAGVTVVAEPIDAVDGWPEPSSSVEAARPTDDMGRFELALDPGQYRFDFIPTEDLPRVSRIVTVRPGGDGVLADGSMELAPFTLSNGRRITGLVSFVGEKRNLPAAPYASIRFFRVVNVEGKPSALLLTQTLTDQNGTYSTTVPTR